In Flavivirga abyssicola, the following are encoded in one genomic region:
- a CDS encoding RNA polymerase sigma factor, translated as MNLKQSKHFWKKLKARDEKTFGDFFQLYYPLLYARVRKIVKEQEDCKEIVQETFILFWDKVTIISPEKHFIESYLWKILKSQIVKFYRESKKNKVHFEEYTQYENLPIENMAAEIDATELKNMIKNALQILPKRTKEVFLLSKLNKLTYREIAEELDISIKTVEYHISYAIKKIKFKKNK; from the coding sequence GTGAATCTCAAACAAAGTAAACATTTTTGGAAAAAATTAAAGGCAAGAGACGAAAAGACCTTTGGTGATTTTTTTCAATTATACTACCCTTTGTTATATGCTAGAGTACGTAAAATTGTAAAGGAACAAGAAGATTGTAAAGAAATTGTTCAGGAAACTTTTATTCTTTTTTGGGATAAAGTCACCATAATATCTCCTGAGAAACATTTCATTGAGTCTTATTTATGGAAAATTTTAAAAAGTCAAATTGTGAAATTCTATAGAGAAAGCAAAAAAAATAAGGTTCATTTTGAAGAATATACTCAATATGAAAATTTACCTATAGAAAACATGGCTGCTGAAATTGATGCAACAGAACTTAAAAACATGATAAAAAATGCTTTACAAATACTCCCCAAAAGGACTAAAGAGGTTTTTTTGTTATCCAAATTAAATAAGCTCACTTATAGAGAAATCGCAGAAGAACTAGATATTTCTATTAAAACAGTTGAATATCATATTTCATACGCAATAAAAAAAATAAAATTTAAAAAGAATAAATAA
- a CDS encoding NAD(P)-dependent oxidoreductase yields the protein MQFAIIKERKNPPDRRVVFSPLKLAEAQKEFTEATFKVESSDIRVFSDEQYKEEGFEITNHIGDCDVMIGVKEVPIENLIPNKKYFFFSHTIKKQPYNRELLKAILEKNIELYDHETIIGSNGFRLIGFGYYAGLVGAYNGFRALGLRDGLFNLPKVESLDDLNAVKAALDKIKLPNIKIVLSGTGKVARGAKEILDHLKIKQISDALYLTSKFTEPVYCLVDVMEYSKRKDGKVGSTSEFYKDATGYESNFMPYAKETDFFIAGHFYGTGAPYLFTREDAKSPDFNINLVADISCDVDGPVASTLRASTIAEPFYGYDPQSESEVAFNAKDAITVMAVDNLPCELPKDASEGFGEQFLEHVIPAFFNNDADGVLERARITKNGKLTERFSYLQDFVNGKE from the coding sequence ATTCAGTTTGCTATTATAAAAGAACGCAAAAATCCACCAGATAGACGTGTGGTATTCTCTCCATTAAAGTTAGCTGAAGCACAAAAAGAATTTACAGAGGCAACCTTTAAAGTTGAATCTAGCGATATTCGTGTATTTTCAGATGAACAATATAAAGAGGAAGGGTTTGAAATTACAAACCATATAGGTGATTGTGATGTGATGATTGGTGTAAAAGAAGTACCAATTGAAAACTTAATACCAAATAAAAAATACTTTTTCTTTTCTCACACGATAAAAAAACAGCCATACAATAGAGAATTATTAAAAGCCATTTTAGAGAAAAATATAGAACTCTATGATCATGAAACCATAATAGGTAGCAACGGATTTCGTTTAATCGGCTTTGGCTATTATGCAGGATTAGTTGGTGCTTACAATGGGTTTCGAGCATTAGGATTACGAGATGGATTATTTAATTTGCCAAAAGTAGAAAGTCTTGACGATTTAAATGCTGTTAAAGCAGCGTTAGATAAAATAAAACTACCTAATATTAAAATAGTACTTTCTGGGACAGGAAAAGTGGCAAGAGGTGCTAAAGAGATTCTGGATCATTTAAAAATAAAACAAATTAGTGATGCTTTATACTTAACATCTAAATTTACAGAACCTGTTTATTGTTTGGTAGATGTTATGGAGTATAGCAAACGTAAAGATGGTAAAGTTGGAAGTACGAGCGAGTTTTATAAAGATGCAACAGGTTATGAAAGTAACTTTATGCCTTATGCGAAAGAAACAGATTTTTTTATAGCAGGTCATTTCTATGGTACAGGAGCTCCCTATTTATTTACACGGGAAGATGCTAAGTCTCCAGATTTTAATATAAATTTAGTGGCTGATATTAGTTGTGATGTAGATGGCCCTGTAGCTTCTACATTAAGAGCATCGACCATTGCAGAACCATTTTATGGTTATGATCCACAATCTGAAAGCGAAGTTGCTTTTAATGCAAAAGATGCGATTACAGTTATGGCAGTTGATAATTTACCATGTGAACTTCCAAAAGATGCTAGCGAAGGCTTTGGAGAACAATTTCTCGAACATGTAATTCCAGCGTTTTTTAATAATGATGCAGACGGTGTTTTAGAACGAGCTAGAATAACAAAAAACGGAAAACTAACAGAACGGTTCTCTTATTTACAAGATTTTGTAAATGGTAAAGAGTAA
- a CDS encoding SDR family NAD(P)-dependent oxidoreductase, which produces MITKIALVTGAASGLGYELALLLIKDNYNLVLVDIDEPKLKEVKQLFNKEFKNEVNLLVKDLSKPDAAQDIYDEVKHLGPVDVLVNNAGFGLFGTFANTDWKRESDMLHLHILTTTHLTKLILPEMISRKSGKILNISSLAAFQPGPLMSMYYASKSYILSFSEAIANELKGTGVSVTALCPGPTKTLFQETVSNDCSENKISFNMACAANVALYGYNAMKKGKTVAIPGAFNKFLSTIPRFISRNMATRIVRNIQEKNRAS; this is translated from the coding sequence ATGATAACTAAAATAGCATTAGTAACAGGAGCAGCTTCGGGCTTAGGATATGAATTAGCATTATTACTAATAAAAGATAATTATAATCTTGTTTTAGTTGATATTGACGAACCTAAATTAAAAGAGGTAAAACAGCTTTTTAATAAAGAGTTTAAAAACGAAGTTAATTTATTAGTAAAAGATTTAAGTAAGCCAGATGCAGCACAAGATATTTATGACGAAGTCAAGCATTTAGGACCCGTAGACGTCTTAGTAAATAATGCAGGTTTTGGGTTGTTCGGTACCTTTGCAAATACAGATTGGAAACGCGAGTCTGATATGCTCCACCTTCATATTTTAACGACTACTCATTTAACAAAATTAATTTTACCAGAAATGATTTCTAGAAAATCGGGTAAAATTTTAAACATCTCATCTTTGGCAGCATTTCAACCGGGGCCACTAATGTCTATGTACTATGCGTCAAAATCTTATATTTTATCTTTTTCTGAAGCCATAGCTAACGAGTTAAAAGGAACAGGAGTCTCAGTTACTGCTCTGTGTCCAGGACCTACTAAAACATTATTTCAAGAAACGGTTTCTAACGATTGTTCAGAAAATAAAATCAGCTTTAATATGGCCTGTGCAGCTAATGTTGCATTGTATGGTTATAATGCTATGAAAAAAGGGAAGACAGTGGCTATTCCTGGAGCTTTCAATAAGTTTTTATCTACAATACCACGTTTTATTTCAAGAAATATGGCAACAAGAATAGTTAGAAATATTCAAGAAAAGAATCGCGCGTCATAA
- a CDS encoding DUF1361 domain-containing protein, with amino-acid sequence MNTIKTLLFNRFKIFSLLSISIMLSIVLLMVRIKLTHSFFYLFLVWNLFLAVIPFSITTYLVTVSKRKKVGFAIWFSIWLTFLPNAPYIITDLLHLKISSNHLLWLDVLVVSSFALNGLLLFSLSLVDMETLLNRYLKKKKINFLMILILFLSGFGVYLGRFLRYNSWEILQHPLDLFSDIFNILLSPNQHLEAWLFTFLFGLFLSIGFWMFKVLHRP; translated from the coding sequence ATGAACACCATAAAAACACTTCTATTCAACCGATTTAAAATCTTTTCTTTATTAAGTATTTCTATAATGCTAAGTATTGTATTATTAATGGTTAGAATAAAATTAACACATTCTTTTTTCTACTTATTTTTAGTCTGGAATTTATTTTTAGCTGTCATTCCTTTTTCCATTACAACTTATTTAGTAACCGTATCAAAACGCAAAAAAGTAGGTTTTGCTATTTGGTTTAGCATATGGTTAACTTTTTTACCTAATGCCCCTTATATTATTACAGATTTACTGCATTTAAAAATTAGTTCAAATCATTTATTGTGGTTAGATGTACTTGTTGTTAGCTCTTTTGCCTTAAATGGTTTATTACTATTTTCATTGTCTCTGGTAGATATGGAAACACTATTAAATAGATATTTGAAAAAGAAAAAAATAAATTTTTTAATGATACTTATTCTTTTCCTTAGTGGATTTGGCGTTTATTTAGGGCGTTTTTTACGCTATAACTCTTGGGAAATTCTTCAGCACCCTTTAGATTTATTTAGTGATATTTTCAATATCCTCTTAAGTCCAAATCAACATTTAGAAGCTTGGTTGTTTACCTTTTTGTTTGGATTATTTTTAAGTATTGGTTTTTGGATGTTTAAAGTATTACATAGACCTTAA
- a CDS encoding ribosomal maturation YjgA family protein, which yields MILQFNKKYFIIAVVLFAIEVLIAIYFKYGFIRHTLGDYLVVMLLYCFIKSFVKAAPIIVAIPVLIFSYVIELLQLINILETLNLNNNHLLKLILGSTFHISDLVAYTLGIISVLIIEYSITKFSPKKTNNI from the coding sequence ATGATATTACAATTCAACAAAAAATATTTTATCATCGCAGTAGTCTTATTCGCAATTGAAGTCTTAATAGCCATCTATTTTAAGTATGGTTTTATACGTCATACCCTTGGTGATTATTTAGTCGTTATGCTACTTTACTGTTTTATTAAAAGCTTTGTCAAAGCGGCTCCTATTATAGTTGCGATTCCTGTTTTAATATTCTCTTATGTTATAGAACTATTACAGCTAATAAACATATTGGAGACACTAAATCTAAATAATAACCACTTATTGAAACTTATTCTTGGTAGCACATTTCATATTTCAGACCTGGTCGCTTATACTCTAGGAATCATTAGCGTTTTAATTATTGAATATAGTATAACCAAATTCAGTCCTAAAAAAACAAATAATATATGA
- a CDS encoding SanA/YdcF family protein, producing the protein MKYLKKIILFLTLLIFYIVIINVWVVYQAKDSTYNNMALIPKNKVGLVLGASKFTLNGNINLYYKYRLEAAYQLYKSEKIEFILISGDNGRKSYDEPTDFKNDLIKKGIPKNKIFLDYAGFRTLDSVVRSKEIFGLNSITIISQEFHNERAIYLAKNFKINAIGYNAKDINGRYGIKTKLREYIARAKASIDVLFNVQPKFLGEKIEIK; encoded by the coding sequence ATGAAATATTTAAAAAAAATCATACTTTTTTTAACCTTACTAATTTTTTATATAGTAATTATAAACGTTTGGGTAGTATACCAAGCAAAAGATTCCACTTACAACAATATGGCTCTTATTCCTAAAAACAAAGTTGGACTTGTTTTAGGAGCAAGCAAGTTTACATTAAACGGAAATATAAACCTATATTATAAATATCGATTAGAAGCTGCTTATCAACTTTACAAATCAGAAAAAATAGAATTCATTTTAATTAGTGGTGATAACGGAAGAAAAAGCTATGACGAGCCTACAGATTTTAAAAATGATTTAATAAAAAAAGGCATTCCAAAAAATAAAATATTTTTAGACTATGCTGGATTCAGAACTCTAGATTCAGTCGTAAGATCAAAAGAAATATTTGGCCTAAACTCCATAACAATAATATCTCAGGAGTTTCATAATGAACGTGCTATTTATCTCGCTAAAAACTTCAAAATTAATGCTATTGGATATAATGCTAAAGATATAAACGGGAGATATGGTATAAAAACAAAATTAAGAGAATATATAGCTAGAGCAAAAGCGTCAATTGATGTCCTTTTTAATGTACAACCTAAGTTTTTAGGTGAAAAAATAGAAATAAAATGA
- a CDS encoding DUF4153 domain-containing protein: MKNIPLLIGSVLFSTFFYQYDLGLNLSLFCLLAIIILIIYNKDAFKQKSTIVFSIVFAIVAISVFFYKSNLSIIAYVVAFLTLIGNVSEQNSSIYINWLNGFYSSIAAFFHRNFNSIEKDEKDTPKEKTDYLHLFKIIGIPLIMVIIFISLYKNGNPMFSELISKIDFSFVNIQWLLVSVLGYYLFSNISKPVQVDPATNYDLNTGNSLNQKGDIILEQQKKEHQLGLILITLLNILIAFFLITDISYLISTNDLRASVFSNQVHNGINALIGSIVIAIITILYFFRGNLNFYKDNKNLKCVTYIWIILNLILIVNIVIKDCQYIYYFGFTYKRIGVLIYLLLTIIGLFTTSIKIKQIKNFWYLFRVNTLTAFTILIVSSIINWDNYITHYNINYAQSMDFNYLLDLSNNTFLLKNYAEQNNLTEEKKALIEKKYHAYLIELKSKNWQEIQYDNLRLNID, translated from the coding sequence ATGAAAAATATTCCTTTATTAATCGGTTCCGTTTTGTTTAGCACATTTTTTTATCAATACGACCTTGGTTTAAACCTAAGTTTATTTTGTTTGCTAGCAATTATTATACTCATAATTTATAATAAAGATGCTTTTAAGCAAAAAAGCACTATTGTGTTTAGTATTGTATTCGCTATAGTTGCTATCTCTGTATTTTTTTACAAATCAAACTTATCAATAATTGCATATGTAGTTGCATTTTTAACACTAATAGGAAACGTATCAGAGCAAAATTCGTCTATTTACATAAATTGGCTCAACGGGTTTTATTCATCAATAGCAGCATTCTTTCATCGAAACTTTAATTCTATTGAGAAAGATGAAAAGGATACACCTAAAGAAAAAACTGATTATCTCCATTTATTTAAAATAATAGGTATTCCATTAATTATGGTTATCATTTTTATAAGCTTATATAAAAATGGAAATCCTATGTTTAGTGAATTAATTTCTAAAATTGATTTTAGCTTTGTTAATATTCAATGGTTGTTAGTTTCTGTTCTTGGATATTATTTGTTTAGTAATATTTCTAAACCGGTTCAAGTTGATCCTGCTACTAATTACGATTTAAACACTGGAAATTCTTTAAACCAGAAAGGGGATATCATACTAGAGCAGCAAAAAAAAGAACATCAATTAGGACTTATTTTAATAACACTTTTAAACATACTTATCGCTTTCTTTCTCATTACTGATATCTCTTATTTAATTTCCACCAATGATTTAAGAGCTTCTGTCTTTTCTAATCAAGTTCATAATGGAATTAATGCCTTAATTGGTTCCATAGTTATAGCTATAATAACTATACTATACTTTTTTAGAGGAAATCTAAACTTTTATAAAGACAACAAAAACCTTAAATGTGTAACTTATATATGGATAATACTTAACCTAATATTAATAGTAAACATTGTTATAAAGGATTGCCAATACATCTATTATTTTGGTTTCACATATAAACGGATAGGCGTTTTAATTTACCTATTACTTACAATAATTGGTTTATTTACAACATCAATTAAAATAAAACAAATAAAAAACTTTTGGTATTTATTTAGAGTAAATACATTAACAGCTTTCACAATTCTGATTGTATCTAGTATTATTAATTGGGATAATTACATTACTCATTACAACATTAATTATGCGCAATCTATGGATTTTAATTATCTACTAGATTTATCAAACAACACCTTTCTTCTTAAAAATTATGCTGAACAAAATAATTTAACCGAAGAAAAGAAAGCTTTAATTGAGAAAAAATACCACGCTTACCTAATTGAATTAAAAAGTAAAAACTGGCAAGAAATACAATATGATAATTTAAGATTAAATATAGATTAA
- a CDS encoding Coq4 family protein has protein sequence MNIRKTFIAWLFEKSKQIYTNLFKNHEPWNINKKQLLTYPDDSFGKHLGLFLNKNNFELISKVERHDAYHTLTGYGTKVEDEIALQYLCYGNGKRSLYLYGAIILGTIILPDYYKYYYKSYCIGKNANSFHHFNYKELLTVSIHDFRQVIFSKSQINILIKV, from the coding sequence ATGAATATAAGAAAGACATTTATAGCATGGTTATTTGAAAAATCTAAACAGATTTACACAAATCTTTTTAAGAATCATGAACCTTGGAACATCAATAAAAAACAATTGCTAACCTATCCTGATGATTCTTTTGGTAAACACCTTGGGTTATTTCTTAATAAAAACAACTTTGAATTGATCTCAAAAGTTGAAAGACATGATGCATATCATACTTTAACTGGTTATGGAACTAAAGTTGAAGACGAAATTGCGTTACAATATCTGTGCTATGGAAACGGTAAAAGAAGTTTATACCTCTATGGCGCCATTATTCTGGGAACCATCATTTTACCTGACTATTATAAATATTACTATAAATCATACTGTATTGGAAAAAATGCTAATTCATTCCATCATTTCAATTATAAAGAATTGTTAACGGTTTCCATACATGATTTTAGACAAGTTATATTCTCAAAATCACAAATTAACATACTTATAAAAGTTTAA
- a CDS encoding winged helix-turn-helix domain-containing protein — protein MSIITNINKVFDHRIRLGIMSILMVNEYADFNMLKELLGATDGNLASHTKALEKAEYIKVEKQFIGRKPNTRYSTTKLGEAEFKKHINALEKLIKKQ, from the coding sequence ATGAGTATAATAACTAACATAAATAAAGTATTTGATCATAGAATTAGATTAGGCATTATGTCTATTCTTATGGTAAATGAATATGCCGATTTTAATATGTTGAAAGAATTACTTGGAGCTACCGACGGTAATTTAGCCAGCCATACAAAAGCGCTTGAGAAAGCCGAGTATATAAAAGTTGAAAAACAATTTATTGGTAGAAAACCTAACACACGTTATAGCACTACTAAATTGGGAGAAGCAGAATTTAAAAAACACATTAACGCACTCGAAAAATTAATAAAAAAACAATAA
- a CDS encoding DUF1801 domain-containing protein, which translates to MKPVDEYFFNQKEPFQSIMLYVRSVILNTLPEVEERYSYRIPFYNIGKKPMIYLNILKGKEYVDVAFVQGILLEKQFPVLKNNNKRKQVRSIQLRTIEDLDHENFVELLHEASNSLNKSKKAWFI; encoded by the coding sequence TTGAAACCTGTAGACGAGTATTTTTTCAATCAAAAAGAACCTTTTCAATCCATCATGCTTTATGTTAGAAGTGTCATACTAAATACCCTTCCAGAAGTAGAGGAGCGATATAGTTATAGAATTCCGTTTTATAATATTGGAAAAAAACCTATGATTTATTTAAATATTTTAAAAGGCAAAGAGTATGTAGATGTTGCTTTTGTACAAGGTATTCTATTGGAAAAGCAGTTTCCTGTTTTAAAGAACAATAATAAACGTAAACAAGTACGATCTATTCAACTAAGAACGATAGAAGATTTAGACCATGAAAATTTTGTTGAGTTGTTACATGAAGCATCAAACTCATTGAACAAAAGCAAAAAAGCCTGGTTTATTTAA
- the kdsA gene encoding 3-deoxy-8-phosphooctulonate synthase: MTLKDIPKIKHTNSNNFFLLCGPCAIEGEDMALRIAEKVVTITNKLEIPYVFKGSFKKANRSRIDSFTGIGNEKALKILKKVSDTFDVPTVTDIHEVSDAMLAAQYVDVLQIPAFLVRQTDLVVAAAKTGKIVNLKKGQFMSPEAMKHAVQKVKDAGSDKAWITDRGTMFGYQDMIVDFRGIPTMRQYAPTVLDVTHSLQQPNQTAGVTGGRPDMIETIARAGIVNNVDGIFIETHFDPANAKSDGANMLHLDNLEKLLTNLVAIRKTIQSL; the protein is encoded by the coding sequence ATGACGCTTAAAGATATTCCAAAAATAAAACATACAAATTCTAACAATTTTTTCTTGCTCTGCGGCCCGTGTGCTATAGAAGGAGAAGATATGGCACTTCGCATTGCCGAAAAGGTAGTTACAATTACTAACAAACTAGAAATCCCTTATGTTTTTAAAGGGAGCTTTAAAAAGGCAAATCGCAGTAGAATTGACAGTTTTACAGGAATTGGTAATGAAAAAGCTTTAAAAATTTTAAAGAAAGTTTCTGATACTTTTGATGTTCCTACGGTTACAGATATTCATGAAGTTTCTGATGCTATGTTAGCTGCACAGTATGTTGATGTATTGCAAATTCCTGCATTTTTAGTTCGTCAAACAGATTTGGTGGTTGCCGCAGCAAAAACTGGCAAGATCGTCAACTTAAAAAAAGGACAGTTTATGAGTCCAGAAGCCATGAAACATGCTGTACAAAAGGTTAAAGATGCTGGTAGTGATAAAGCTTGGATAACAGATAGAGGCACTATGTTTGGCTATCAGGATATGATAGTAGATTTTCGTGGTATTCCAACAATGCGTCAATACGCTCCTACTGTTTTAGATGTCACACATTCTCTACAACAACCTAACCAAACTGCAGGTGTAACAGGAGGCAGACCAGATATGATTGAAACTATAGCAAGGGCAGGTATTGTTAATAATGTAGATGGTATATTCATTGAAACCCATTTCGATCCTGCAAATGCAAAAAGCGATGGCGCCAATATGTTACACTTAGATAATTTAGAAAAATTGCTCACAAATTTAGTTGCTATTAGAAAAACTATCCAATCTCTCTAG